From Penaeus vannamei isolate JL-2024 chromosome 40, ASM4276789v1, whole genome shotgun sequence, the proteins below share one genomic window:
- the LOC113802819 gene encoding uncharacterized protein isoform X1, translating into MRLYVVVLLFASNALAKPTAQNEIDADDGRLSVAIYDTGNPYYDPFRPTYDPYAPIYDPYDPYAPIYDPYDPYAPVYDPYNPYYDPYNPYYNPNIQRPIVNQRPYNAYNPYYGNNYYTLGSFIGGAVGSFLNDRDSTETSGTQEATEAVAF; encoded by the exons ATGAG ACTGTATGTTGTAGTACTTCTATTCGCGAGCAACGCCTTGGCCAAACCCACCGCCCAGAATGAAATAGATG CAGACGATGGGCGATTATCAGTCGCCATCTACGACACCGGTAACCCCTACTACGACCCCTTCCGACCAACTTACGATCCCTACGCCCCAATCTACGACCCTTACGATCCATACGCCCCAATCTACGACCCTTACGACCCCTACGCCCCAGTCTACGATCCTTACAACCCATATTACGACCCTTACAACCCCTACTACAATCCAAACATCCAACGACCCATAGTCAACCAACGCCCTTACAATGCCTACAACCCTTACTATGGAAATAATTACTATACGTTAGGAAGCTTCATAGGAGGGGCTGTCGGGAGCTTCCTCAACGACAGGGACTCAACGGAAACTTCAGGAACACAGGAGGCTACAGAAGCCGTCGCCTTTTGA
- the LOC113802819 gene encoding uncharacterized protein isoform X2 has translation MRLYVVVLLFASNALAKPTAQNEIDDDGRLSVAIYDTGNPYYDPFRPTYDPYAPIYDPYDPYAPIYDPYDPYAPVYDPYNPYYDPYNPYYNPNIQRPIVNQRPYNAYNPYYGNNYYTLGSFIGGAVGSFLNDRDSTETSGTQEATEAVAF, from the exons ATGAG ACTGTATGTTGTAGTACTTCTATTCGCGAGCAACGCCTTGGCCAAACCCACCGCCCAGAATGAAATAGATG ACGATGGGCGATTATCAGTCGCCATCTACGACACCGGTAACCCCTACTACGACCCCTTCCGACCAACTTACGATCCCTACGCCCCAATCTACGACCCTTACGATCCATACGCCCCAATCTACGACCCTTACGACCCCTACGCCCCAGTCTACGATCCTTACAACCCATATTACGACCCTTACAACCCCTACTACAATCCAAACATCCAACGACCCATAGTCAACCAACGCCCTTACAATGCCTACAACCCTTACTATGGAAATAATTACTATACGTTAGGAAGCTTCATAGGAGGGGCTGTCGGGAGCTTCCTCAACGACAGGGACTCAACGGAAACTTCAGGAACACAGGAGGCTACAGAAGCCGTCGCCTTTTGA